CGCCGATCCCGGCGGCCTCGGTCCAGCGGTCGGGGATGACGAGCCCGCCGACGTGGCCGAGGAACACCACGAGGATCCCGAAGTGGAACAGCGGGCTGCCGATGCGCAGCAGCCGCCGCTCGTACAGCTGGGACGAGCGGGTCGTCCAGCCGAACTTGTCGTACCGGTACCGCCAGATGTGCCCGAGGACGAACACCGCGATGGTGACGTACGGCAGGGCGACCCACAGCAGGATTCCGCCGACGCCGGTCTCACCGCCGCTCTGCGCGAGGGCGGGCAGCTGACTGGTCATGATGAACGGGCCTCCAGGACCGGATCGGGCAGGAAGACGGGGCCCGAGGGCTCGGCGCCGCCGTAGGGGGCGAGACCGACCTCCTCCTCGGGCGGGCCCTCGGCGATGAGGCGGGCGACGGCGTCCTCGTCGCGGCCGGTCAGCGGCGGCAGCGTCGCCGACACCGCCTCCAGGACCGGCGCCCACGGGGACCGGGCCTCGGTGAGCGCGAGGCGCAGCAGCTCCACGCCGGCGCGGTGCTCCAGCAGCAGCCGCCTCCCCTCCGCGAGGTCCCCGGTCGCGGCGAACTCCAGCACCACCGCCAGATGGTCGGGGAGCTCACCCTCGTCCAGGACGAGACCCGCCGCCTCGTAGGCCCGCTTGAACCTCAGCAGGGCCATCCCCCGCTTGCGGGTGTCGCCGTACGCGTAGTACGTGAGGTAGAGGCAGCACCGTTTGCGGTGGTCGAAGGTCGCGACGTAGTCGGTCTCCAGGTCCCGCAGCGACGTGGCGTCCAGGTGGTCCAGGAAACGGCCCAGGGGCTCCGCGGCGGACGCGGGCAGCCCCTCCACGGCCCGGCGGAACAGCGGGCGCCGCTCCAGCATCTCCTCGTCGGGGTAGCCGAGCAGCAGCGACGCGACCTGCCACGCCGTGGCCAGCTCGGTGTCGCTCGGCCCCTGCCTCCTCGTCGGTCTGAGTCTCACGGCCTGGGCTCCGTCTCGGCGTCGCCGGAGTCGGCGGGCGGGTTCGCGCCGCCGGGCTCCTTCCGGTCCTTCTCCCTGCGCTTGGGGAACAGACCCGCCGGGGCGCCCTTGCCGTCCCAGTTGAGCAGGTTGACGCGCTGATGCTTGTCCTCCGGGTCGACGGGGTTGTCGGCGGTCTGGCGCTCCCGCAGCATGTGGAAGTTCTCCACCGCGACCGGGTTCGGCCCGCCGGACCCCTCGCCGAACGGGCCGGAGCCGCCGCCGAGGCCGGCGCC
The sequence above is drawn from the Actinomadura hallensis genome and encodes:
- the narJ gene encoding nitrate reductase molybdenum cofactor assembly chaperone; protein product: MRLRPTRRQGPSDTELATAWQVASLLLGYPDEEMLERRPLFRRAVEGLPASAAEPLGRFLDHLDATSLRDLETDYVATFDHRKRCCLYLTYYAYGDTRKRGMALLRFKRAYEAAGLVLDEGELPDHLAVVLEFAATGDLAEGRRLLLEHRAGVELLRLALTEARSPWAPVLEAVSATLPPLTGRDEDAVARLIAEGPPEEEVGLAPYGGAEPSGPVFLPDPVLEARSS